The Legionella jordanis genomic sequence TTCTTCATTGCATGCTTATGAAGTCGGCTGTTTTAACAAAGGTAAATTAAATAAAGGAGTGCAGTTTGGTCGCGCTTATCAATTAGGACGTATTGGGGGTAATTTTCTTTTTGTTGGCGAATGCACGTCTACTTATATGCCAGATGCCCAGTCTTTACCGATGATGCTCAATACTCATGAGTATCTTTTTGGAAAGGGGTTGCTGGCATCGGTTGCGACAGATAAAGGATATTATTCATTGAACAACGAACAACTATTGATTGAAAAAGGCGTCCTTGATATTCAATTACCCCGTCCTGATAGGACGCTCAATGCGGCTCGTGAAACAACGCCATGGACAATCAGGCAGTTATTGCATCATCGACGTGCTGGTATTGAGCCTTTGATTGGTCACACGAAACAGGGCGGCCAATTGGGCAGAAGCCGCATGAAATCTGATGCAACCACTAAAAGCGCTGGTTACGCCGCTGTATTTGGATTCAATTTAAGGCAGCTTACTCGTTGTCTTGCAGGCGAGGTACGTCCAAAAGTTGATGTAGTGAATAATATTGCAGCAAATAATGCAAATATTATCGAAAAAATGAGCATGCAATTGGCATGATTGAGATGGATGGGTTCACTCTGATTTTAGCCAGGCGTTAATGCGTTAAATTAGGATTTATCGATTATTTTGTAAGCAAATCATTTCGCGACAGCGACCCCTTAGGCATGGAAATTCCTCCTGAACATACTGCTATGCGTTATCAAAAAATGGCAAAGGGACTCACTGAAAGTACGAAAAAACATGAGGTCGATGTCATCTTGCTGCAGGAAGCGCATGAATCAATGGTCCCTTACTTGCAAGATTATTTAGGTGAACATTGGGAGATCGTCACAGATGAGTATGGGGTAATCAGTGCCTATAACACAAAACGATTAACAGCATTGAAAACCTCTACGAATCATCGTGAACGAATTCGTTCCTTTACTTTTAAGGACAATGATTCTGGGCTCACTGTTGATGTCCATAATATTTGGGGCCTTTTTAGTCCCTTTCCACAACATATGGAACGCCGTTATCGAACGCTGCTCACCCAAACATCAAGCGATGTTTCAGTAATTATGGGCGATACGAACTCGCGCCTTGCTCCCCTTGATGATCAAAAGCGAAACATTGTGACAGGCGTTATACCCCCCATTATTGTAAAGATGATGGGGCTCTCAGCTGACGTGCAAATAACCGATTACCCAGACGGCGGTTTTTATCGTAATGAGTCTGGAACAATCCATCAATTAGAAACTCAAACATTAGATTTTGATAGCGGAGATATCATTGTCGATGAGCGCAGTGAACAAGAAACGGATTTTTGGCCAGAATATCGGATGGTGATGTGTTTAGATGAGTATTATCAAACCACACCTCTGATAGGCGAGGAAACTTTATTTGATTATGAAAACACGCTTAAGGAAAAAATGGCTATCGATGATTTGGTGGTTCGCATGGCTTCAGACAGTTACAACAACAAAGCCTTAGCCATTCGCTTTCCCAAACAATCAGCTGCTGCCAAAGTAATTCAAAGAGAACTGCAAACGGCTGAAGGTTTTCAATTACGCCAAGTGGATGCCACCGTTGCTGAGGATCAGGCCCAAACCTATTTTTGTGTGTTTGCTCCCATGGACAAAATCGAGCGATTAAACCAAGCCATTGAAACAGCAATTTCAGAAACACTTTTAAAAAATCAAGTTGCTCAACGAATAAATTCCGAAATTACGAGACTTTCAAAAACTCATTGGTATTTCAGGGATGCTTCAGAAAAAATTAAACATCTCATCGATTTGAGAGATAGAATTTTAGATGCAAGGCCGAACACAACCGCGGCAGAGCTCGTCGAGATGATTGAAACTTGGGAAGAAGAAATTCCTTCTTCTCCTCAAGTGCAAGATTATAACGTCAGAAATAAAGCCGATCTGATGGGCTTACATCGTAATATCTTTTTCTCAGCCAGGCGTGAAGGGGTTCAGACTGAAGCCCAAAAAACTTTGCAGTGGTTAAAAGAAGCCTTGAGCCCTAAGGAACCCGCAGCGAAGTCTAAACATCATTAACGTCTGGGTGCATGTAACCCAGACACCCAGACCTATGCAGCCTATCAGATGAGCAGCGAATGCTTGCTGACAGAACAGGATGGCTTTATTACAGGGCTGATGCTGGTAAACAACTTGCAAGTTAAACTGCAATCAAGCTATTAAAATAAATAATTTTCACAGACCAAATCCATTTCTTCAGCACTCGTCTCCATTTTGGCGCAAGCCAATACCGTATTCGCGTAATCAAGTGCTTCAGCAAGGTTCATTTTAGATAAAGCCGTAGCTGCCACTTGCTTATTTCGTTTTTTGAAGTCCAAGCAGTACTCTGCCACAGACATTCTCTTAACCCGCCACTCCTCTTCCGTATCACCAAAAGAAAGCTCATATATAGATCTATCCGCATGAGCATAGAGCAGCACATGACTGACTTCGCGTTTCGAAGATGAATTTTCTTCTTGCCTGACTGTAATTTGTGCGTTGCACTCAAACAAAATTTGACTTTCCGTGAACGAATCGAAGTGGATTTCTGCAGAGATGGCTTGTCGATTATCGAAACCTAAAGCGTTATATAAAATATCGAGGCCGTGTTCAACGGCACAGGCAGAAAAGATGATTTTTAACTCAATTTCCTTTATCAAACCAACTGAACAAAGAGTATAGGCAACAAACTGCTCGCAATTCATCACGGAGTTGTGACTATGAATTTGCAGGAGAGCTTGAAATTTGTCATCCAGATTGCTATGGGAGGACAAATAAACCATAAAAGGACAATATACAGCATGTAAAAGCTCATGATGATTTCTAATCTCTTCACCGTATTGAAAAAACTGCGATATTTGTGCTTTTTTAGCTTTTTTTAATAAACGGTCATTGAGAACATTGGTTCGAGAGACGAATAACTCAGGATGGCTCCTCGGGTTAGAAGCCCACAAGTGTTCTCCAATATGCTGTTGGAGAAATTGGCTAAGTGTCCTGTCTCGCCCCTCAACAGCATCACTTTTGTGATATCGTAAATGGTATTTACAGCAAAAATAATCAATCAGATCTTTCTTAATACCTTGATTCCAGGCAGCCTTAAGCGCGGTTTGCCAAGAGTTAAAATAATAACGGCTTCGATGTGAATCAGACATGCTTTGGAGAATAGAAAATAGCAGTTCCAACCCAGGATGCTGCCGTTTTAATTTTTTTGGGATTTTATGATAAATCTGATAATGGCCGTTGGTATAAATAAACAACATTATTGATATAAATTATTCTCAATGAACATCGTTTGATTTTAAAGATTAAAGATTAAGATAGTATTAGCTTTGGTTTGACCAGGAATCAGTCTTTGAATGGGTCCAATCCGTTTGTTGCCAATTATGCATTCTGAGCTTGCTTTTTTAATTTAGCTAAAAGACAATCCGCCTGCAATTTGTAATCAACACATGAGGTGCTACGTGAGAAAGGAACTAATTCTTCAGCAATTGCTTAAAATCCAGCAACTAAAGAGTGAAATATCAAAGAGAATTTGGAAACATTCACTACCAGTCTGGGAAATTGATAAGGACAAGTTTAATGGTAAAGGTGAAGCGCTGACAAAGGATGTGATCAAAGCACGAGTCGAGCGTTTGGCTGAGCAATTAATCAAAGAACATCCCAACAGCAACCCCGTTTTAATCAGCTTAATGGACGGTGCCCTTCCTTTTTCCAATCTCTTACAACATGCATTAAATGAGCGTGGCTACCAATATACTTATACCACGATGCAAGCAAGCAGCTATGGAAACCACACGGTTTCTGGCGAATTAAAGATAGGGGCCATGCCAAAAGTACATTTGGGCGGTCGAACGGTCTTTGTGGTGGATGACGTCTGCGAGACCGGTAAAACTTACTTAAAAATTAGAGAATTATTCAATAACATGGGTGCTAAACAGGTGTCTTTAGTCGTTCTCGTGGATAAAGTACAACAAAGAACCCCAAATTACAGCCCTGAATACGTTGGGTTTGAAATACCCTCCGATGCTTTCATTGTGGGCATGGGCCTGGATTATTATGGCGAATTGCGCAATGAATTAGAAATTCGCGGAGTTGATCCGGCTTTTTCAGCCAATGAAGAAGAACAGAAATTACTTGAATCTGAAGAAGCCCTTAATAAAGAACTGGTGCAAATCATTGCCGCGGAAAAGCTGCCAAAGCTCAGTGGCTCCGATCATACCTTTATTGGGAATATGACTACAAAAGACAGCAGCCATTTAATTACTGAACATAAGCCTGTTGCAGAGATGTTTTCTCTCAATTAACTCAAATCTTGTAATTTCTTGATTTGAAGTGCCAATCACTAACCTGATGGATTTTTAAACTCTCTCGGGTTAGTGCCAAATACCTGCTTTTACTTCAATTGCCCAGATTCGCTCCTCCATAATGTCGGCAAATTCCTTATAAATAAACTATGCTTTTCTTAAATCAAACCTCTAACGATTACCCTGCGATGAAGAATGGATTAAACAAGGAGCGTATATGGCCAAAAAATACGATGCAATCATTATTGGAACAGGGCAAGCAGGGCCCTCTTTAGCGGTTCGTCTCGCCGAAACTGGCATGAGTGTTGCCATTATTGAGAGAAATAAATTTGGCGGCAGCTGCGTAAATACCGGATGCATCCCGACTAAAACATTGGTGGCCAGCGCCGAAATTGCCCACCACGCCCAACATGCCCGTGATTTTGGTATTGAGATCACGGGGACAGTTAAAACCAATATGGCAGCAGTAAAGGCTCGCAAAGACAGGATTGTCAATAAAGCCAGTCAGGGAGTCGAGCAATGGTTGAAAAACACCACCAATATCAGGGTCTATCATGGCCATGCTTCTTTTTTAAATAACAACACGCTTTCTGTTGATGGTAAAGAACAATTACAAGCTGATAAAATTTTTATCAATGTAGGAGCTCGCGCGTTTATTCCCCCAATTAAAGGTCTTGAGCAAATTAACTACCTTACTAACTCTTCCATACTGGAATTAGACCGGGTGCCTGAGCATTTAATAGTCATTGGGGGCAGTTATATCGGTCTTGAATTTGCCCAAGTGTTTCGCCGGTTTGGCTCAAAAGTAACGGTGGTTGAGAAAGCCTCTCGGCTTATCGCTCGAGAAGACCCAGATGTATGCGATACCGTTTTGGAAATTATGCAGCAATCCGGTATCGATGTTCGTCTCAATACTTCTTGTCTGTCCTTTTCACCCTCCCAGGATGGAATTGCTGCCCATTTAGGCTGTGAGGATGAACAATCAACCATAACGGGTACCCATGTGCTGATTGCTATAGGACGCATACCCAACACCCAAGATTTGGGTTTGGAAAACACCGATATTAAAGTCAATGAGCGAGGAATCATTGTGGTTAATGATTATCTTGAAACGACTGCGGCTAGCGTTTGGGCGTTAGGGGAATGCAATGGTCGAGGGGCATTTACGCATACAGCTTATAACGATTATCAGAT encodes the following:
- a CDS encoding phosphoribosyltransferase, which codes for MRKELILQQLLKIQQLKSEISKRIWKHSLPVWEIDKDKFNGKGEALTKDVIKARVERLAEQLIKEHPNSNPVLISLMDGALPFSNLLQHALNERGYQYTYTTMQASSYGNHTVSGELKIGAMPKVHLGGRTVFVVDDVCETGKTYLKIRELFNNMGAKQVSLVVLVDKVQQRTPNYSPEYVGFEIPSDAFIVGMGLDYYGELRNELEIRGVDPAFSANEEEQKLLESEEALNKELVQIIAAEKLPKLSGSDHTFIGNMTTKDSSHLITEHKPVAEMFSLN
- a CDS encoding endonuclease/exonuclease/phosphatase family protein, with amino-acid sequence MEIPPEHTAMRYQKMAKGLTESTKKHEVDVILLQEAHESMVPYLQDYLGEHWEIVTDEYGVISAYNTKRLTALKTSTNHRERIRSFTFKDNDSGLTVDVHNIWGLFSPFPQHMERRYRTLLTQTSSDVSVIMGDTNSRLAPLDDQKRNIVTGVIPPIIVKMMGLSADVQITDYPDGGFYRNESGTIHQLETQTLDFDSGDIIVDERSEQETDFWPEYRMVMCLDEYYQTTPLIGEETLFDYENTLKEKMAIDDLVVRMASDSYNNKALAIRFPKQSAAAKVIQRELQTAEGFQLRQVDATVAEDQAQTYFCVFAPMDKIERLNQAIETAISETLLKNQVAQRINSEITRLSKTHWYFRDASEKIKHLIDLRDRILDARPNTTAAELVEMIETWEEEIPSSPQVQDYNVRNKADLMGLHRNIFFSARREGVQTEAQKTLQWLKEALSPKEPAAKSKHH
- a CDS encoding FAD-containing oxidoreductase; the protein is MAKKYDAIIIGTGQAGPSLAVRLAETGMSVAIIERNKFGGSCVNTGCIPTKTLVASAEIAHHAQHARDFGIEITGTVKTNMAAVKARKDRIVNKASQGVEQWLKNTTNIRVYHGHASFLNNNTLSVDGKEQLQADKIFINVGARAFIPPIKGLEQINYLTNSSILELDRVPEHLIVIGGSYIGLEFAQVFRRFGSKVTVVEKASRLIAREDPDVCDTVLEIMQQSGIDVRLNTSCLSFSPSQDGIAAHLGCEDEQSTITGTHVLIAIGRIPNTQDLGLENTDIKVNERGIIVVNDYLETTAASVWALGECNGRGAFTHTAYNDYQIVADNLLCSTNRKVTDRIPAYALYIDPSLGRCGLTEAEIKQAGFKALVAKRPMTQVKRAVIKGEPTGFIKILIHAESKKILGAAILGVNGDEIIHSILDVMYADMPYTLIRDAVHIHPTVSELIPTTLETLKPLE